A region of Streptomyces deccanensis DNA encodes the following proteins:
- a CDS encoding YceD family protein, with protein MALNARLDHRNPLVFDTHELGRRPGALQRLTREIDAPKDLGIHGVIGVPEGAPVELGLRLESVMEGVLVTGTARARAKGECVRCLEPLELELEADFQEMFSYPDADDRGRPKAEPADDAEEDEDRLFIEDGLFDLEPVLRDAVVLALPMQPVCQDDCPGLCSECGARLADDPDHHHDAVDIRWAALQGLAGSLEDGEKDEMSGADSGVDEKQEK; from the coding sequence ATGGCCCTGAACGCCCGCCTCGACCACCGCAACCCTCTCGTGTTCGACACACACGAGCTGGGGCGGCGTCCTGGCGCGCTGCAGCGCCTGACCCGCGAGATCGACGCTCCCAAGGATCTCGGGATCCACGGAGTGATCGGAGTGCCGGAAGGCGCGCCGGTGGAACTCGGACTCCGTCTGGAGTCGGTCATGGAAGGTGTGCTTGTCACAGGCACCGCCCGTGCACGGGCCAAGGGGGAGTGCGTAAGGTGTCTGGAGCCGCTGGAGCTGGAGCTCGAAGCGGACTTCCAGGAGATGTTCTCGTACCCTGACGCCGACGACCGGGGCCGCCCCAAGGCGGAGCCGGCCGACGACGCCGAGGAAGACGAGGACAGGCTCTTCATCGAGGACGGCCTGTTCGACCTCGAACCCGTGCTGCGCGATGCGGTGGTGCTCGCACTGCCGATGCAGCCGGTGTGCCAGGACGACTGCCCCGGCCTGTGCTCCGAGTGCGGAGCCCGGCTCGCGGACGACCCGGACCACCACCACGACGCCGTCGACATCCGTTGGGCGGCACTGCAGGGACTCGCCGGTTCACTCGAAGACGGCGAGAAGGACGAGATGAGCGGCGCCGATTCCGGTGTCGACGAGAAGCAGGAGAAGTAG
- the rpmF gene encoding 50S ribosomal protein L32, protein MAVPKRKMSRSNTRHRRSQWKAAVPTLVACERCHEPKLQHIACPSCGTYNKRQVLEV, encoded by the coding sequence GTGGCTGTTCCGAAGCGGAAGATGTCGCGCAGCAACACGCGCCACCGCCGGTCGCAGTGGAAGGCTGCGGTCCCCACCCTGGTTGCGTGCGAGCGCTGCCACGAGCCCAAGCTGCAGCACATCGCGTGCCCGTCTTGCGGCACCTACAACAAGCGCCAGGTCCTCGAGGTCTGA
- the rnc gene encoding ribonuclease III, with translation MSDAKAETNAKKKAENTASSHTLLEGRLGYQLESALLVRALTHRSYAYENGGLPTNERLEFLGDSVLGLVVTDTLYRTHPDLPEGQLAKLRAAVVNSRALAEVGRGLDLGSFIRLGRGEEGTGGRDKASILADTLEAVIGAVYLDQGLDSAAELVHRLFDPLIEKSSNLGAGLDWKTSLQELTATEGLGVPEYLVTETGPDHEKTFTAAARVGGVSYGTGTGRSKKEAEQQAAESAWRAIRAAADERAKAAAAEAVAAAAADDTADTPSDTAPA, from the coding sequence ATGTCTGACGCCAAGGCGGAGACCAACGCCAAGAAAAAGGCGGAGAACACAGCCTCGTCCCACACGCTTCTGGAAGGGCGGCTCGGCTACCAGCTCGAGTCCGCCCTTCTGGTGCGTGCGCTGACGCACCGTTCGTACGCGTACGAGAACGGCGGTCTGCCCACCAACGAGCGCCTGGAGTTCCTCGGGGACTCCGTCCTCGGCCTCGTGGTCACGGACACGCTGTACCGCACCCACCCCGACCTGCCCGAAGGCCAACTGGCCAAGCTGCGGGCCGCGGTGGTCAACTCTCGTGCGCTGGCGGAGGTGGGCCGCGGGCTCGACCTCGGCTCCTTCATCCGGCTCGGCCGGGGTGAAGAGGGCACAGGCGGCCGGGACAAGGCATCCATCCTCGCCGACACCCTCGAAGCGGTGATCGGTGCGGTCTATCTCGACCAGGGGCTCGACTCCGCGGCGGAGCTGGTGCACCGCCTGTTCGACCCGTTGATCGAGAAGTCCTCGAACCTCGGAGCCGGCCTGGACTGGAAGACCAGTCTCCAGGAGCTCACCGCGACCGAGGGGCTCGGCGTGCCCGAGTACCTGGTCACGGAGACCGGCCCCGACCACGAGAAGACCTTCACAGCTGCCGCCCGCGTCGGAGGCGTCTCGTACGGCACCGGCACCGGCCGCAGCAAGAAGGAAGCGGAGCAGCAGGCGGCCGAGTCCGCCTGGCGTGCGATCCGCGCCGCGGCGGACGAGCGGGCGAAGGCGGCGGCGGCCGAGGCCGTGGCCGCGGCCGCCGCCGACGACACCGCGGACACACCTTCGGACACCGCCCCGGCGTGA